In one window of Meiothermus sp. DNA:
- a CDS encoding NAD(P)/FAD-dependent oxidoreductase, translated as MSGKHVVVLGAGFAGLHAVRVLSREPGVQVTLVDRNNYHLFQPLLYQVATAGLEAPQIAFPVRAFLRKHKNARFLLGTAEGVDPKARVLWVEGRPVPYDYLMVGTGTRTNDFGLPGVARYGYGLKDLEDAMKIRDRILSACEEAVRTSDPERRKALLTFVVVGGGPTGVELAGALGEVRRHVIARDYPDLDLSEIRVILIENSTRLLDAFAPSSAQYAQRFLEKLGVELRFGERVTEVTPDAVRLQSGSTIPSFTVVWSAGVTGQALPGLPITRGNRVATTPELYVPEHPSVYVAGDMNFLEHKDGRPHPQVAPTAMQQGVLAAQNILRELRGQEKQVFRYKDKGSMATLGRSHAIAEIGHLKMHGFPAWGAWLAVHLYYLIGFRNRMMVLSNWAYSYFTYDFAVRIMHNRHSFPVLNEPAQEPAKA; from the coding sequence ATGAGTGGTAAACACGTGGTGGTGCTGGGAGCTGGTTTTGCTGGTTTGCACGCGGTGCGTGTGCTTTCCCGTGAACCGGGGGTGCAGGTCACGCTGGTAGACCGCAACAACTACCACCTGTTTCAGCCGCTGTTGTACCAGGTGGCCACGGCGGGCCTCGAGGCCCCCCAGATTGCCTTTCCGGTACGGGCTTTCCTGCGCAAACACAAAAACGCCCGCTTCCTGCTGGGCACAGCCGAGGGGGTAGACCCCAAAGCACGGGTCTTGTGGGTGGAGGGTCGTCCGGTGCCCTACGACTATCTGATGGTCGGTACCGGCACCCGCACCAACGACTTTGGCTTACCGGGCGTCGCCAGGTACGGCTATGGCCTCAAAGACCTCGAGGATGCCATGAAAATCCGCGACCGGATTCTCTCGGCCTGCGAAGAGGCAGTGCGTACCTCCGACCCCGAGAGGCGCAAGGCCCTGCTGACCTTTGTGGTGGTAGGCGGTGGGCCGACCGGGGTGGAGCTGGCCGGGGCGCTGGGTGAGGTGCGCCGACATGTAATTGCCCGCGACTACCCCGACCTCGATCTCTCCGAAATCCGGGTCATCCTGATTGAAAACAGCACCCGCCTGTTGGATGCTTTTGCGCCTTCATCGGCACAGTATGCGCAGCGTTTCCTGGAAAAGCTGGGGGTGGAGCTGCGGTTTGGCGAGCGGGTGACCGAAGTGACCCCGGATGCCGTTCGTCTGCAAAGCGGCTCTACCATCCCAAGCTTTACCGTGGTCTGGAGCGCAGGGGTAACCGGACAGGCTCTGCCGGGGCTGCCCATTACCCGGGGCAACCGGGTGGCAACCACCCCCGAGCTGTACGTGCCCGAGCACCCCTCCGTCTATGTGGCGGGTGACATGAACTTTTTGGAGCACAAAGACGGCCGGCCTCATCCCCAGGTAGCCCCCACTGCCATGCAGCAAGGGGTGCTGGCAGCCCAAAACATCCTGCGGGAGCTGCGCGGGCAAGAGAAACAGGTCTTCCGATACAAAGACAAGGGCAGCATGGCAACCCTGGGGCGCAGCCATGCCATCGCCGAGATTGGCCACCTGAAAATGCACGGTTTTCCGGCCTGGGGGGCCTGGCTGGCGGTACACCTTTATTACCTGATTGGCTTTCGCAACCGCATGATGGTGCTGTCCAACTGGGCCTACAGCTACTTCACCTACGACTTTGCCGTGCGCATTATGCACAACCGCCATAGCTTCCCGGTGTTGAACGAACCCGCCCAGGAGCCAGCGAAGGCGTAG
- a CDS encoding iron ABC transporter permease translates to MQTPKGTSRPHANLHGWLGLPVLVFLALALVYPLGRIMALGLGEGLQVALANPYYASRLVWSLAYGLGSSLLCIGLALPLAYAFRYRFPGREFLLGFSIVPFVLPTLVVAMGFLSLVGPKGMLGLNLYGTAWVLFWASMLYNLGLVLRPLVALLPALQTPLAAARTLGATPLRAYWRVGIPLLGPALFSGGSLVFLYSFTSFGVPLLLGGPRWATLEVETYYALAQRLAFPEATALVLMQLAVTLLVLTVYLRLQERLVLGIGGYGTPLPLAPRKAIGLALLVWGFFLVLYSPLWSLLLRALERPQAWVSVWHNPDFTPGMLALLNTLGFAGLALLLVLPLGVLYAYAVWRGHRLLDGLGLLPLMVSPVAIGLGYLLAYPGLRGSLLVLIAAYALLSYPLLGRALLPALRAMPKGVVEAARVLGAGPWRRFVRVEWPLVQKSALSGAALALAAIMGEFGATLTLQRPEWATLSLAIYERLGRPGALPFYEAVVLAVVLMGLCMLLLTLIERSFQQR, encoded by the coding sequence AACCTGCACGGGTGGCTGGGCCTGCCGGTGCTGGTTTTCCTGGCCCTGGCCCTGGTTTACCCCCTGGGGCGCATAATGGCGCTCGGCTTGGGGGAGGGGTTGCAGGTAGCTTTGGCCAACCCCTACTACGCTTCGCGGCTGGTATGGAGCCTGGCCTACGGGCTGGGCTCGTCGCTCTTGTGCATCGGGCTGGCCCTGCCACTGGCCTATGCCTTTCGCTATCGCTTCCCTGGGCGGGAGTTTCTGCTGGGTTTTTCCATCGTGCCGTTTGTGCTGCCTACCCTGGTCGTGGCGATGGGCTTCCTGAGCCTGGTGGGGCCGAAGGGAATGCTGGGTCTCAACCTATACGGCACCGCCTGGGTGCTGTTCTGGGCCAGTATGCTCTATAACCTGGGCCTGGTGCTGCGGCCCCTGGTGGCTTTGCTGCCGGCTCTGCAAACCCCCCTGGCCGCTGCCCGCACCCTGGGCGCTACCCCACTGCGGGCCTACTGGCGGGTAGGTATCCCACTGCTGGGGCCTGCCCTTTTTTCGGGAGGCAGCCTGGTGTTCCTGTACAGCTTTACCAGTTTTGGAGTGCCGCTCTTGCTGGGCGGGCCCCGCTGGGCGACGCTCGAGGTCGAAACCTATTACGCCCTGGCCCAGCGGCTGGCCTTCCCCGAGGCCACGGCCCTGGTGCTGATGCAACTGGCCGTGACCCTTCTGGTCTTGACGGTCTATCTGCGCCTGCAAGAACGGCTGGTACTGGGCATTGGCGGCTATGGCACCCCCTTGCCGCTGGCACCCCGCAAAGCCATAGGTCTTGCGCTCCTGGTTTGGGGGTTCTTTCTGGTGCTTTATAGCCCCCTCTGGAGCTTGCTGCTGCGGGCCCTCGAGCGACCCCAAGCCTGGGTGAGCGTGTGGCACAACCCCGACTTTACCCCTGGCATGCTGGCCCTGCTCAACACCCTGGGTTTTGCTGGCCTGGCCCTTCTGCTGGTGCTGCCCCTGGGTGTCCTGTATGCCTACGCGGTCTGGCGCGGACACCGCTTACTGGATGGGCTGGGTCTGCTGCCGCTGATGGTCTCGCCGGTAGCCATCGGACTGGGCTACCTGCTGGCCTATCCGGGGTTGCGCGGTTCGCTCCTGGTTCTGATTGCAGCCTATGCGCTGCTCAGCTACCCCTTGTTGGGGCGGGCCTTGCTGCCCGCTTTGCGGGCCATGCCCAAAGGGGTTGTGGAGGCAGCTCGGGTGCTGGGCGCGGGCCCCTGGCGTCGCTTTGTACGGGTAGAGTGGCCCCTGGTGCAGAAATCGGCGCTTTCCGGGGCGGCGCTGGCTCTGGCCGCGATTATGGGCGAGTTTGGCGCCACCCTGACCCTGCAACGCCCCGAATGGGCCACCCTTTCTCTGGCCATCTACGAGCGGCTGGGCAGACCAGGCGCGTTGCCTTTTTATGAAGCCGTGGTCTTGGCGGTGGTGTTGATGGGTTTGTGCATGCTCTTATTGACCCTGATCGAGCGGAGTTTTCAGCAGCGCTAG